A window of Nicotiana sylvestris chromosome 8, ASM39365v2, whole genome shotgun sequence genomic DNA:
gagagtaaaagagaaagacaacttgaactttcattcgaataatttccgtttgcttttctcgagtgttattcaaaaatccgaaactACTGCCTCTTGTATCTGTTCTCTCTTCTGTtttgactgtgattgcactttggtattgctgggttttcaatctgttactgggttattctactggttgttgctggttttgcggtgtcgctgaatctgctgttgctgtggtattattgttgctgactcctacttcatttcttcttgtattgccatttccaggtacacatttgtacaatctcggcttgaagcaaaaaatgaaatattaatcaggctttgttcctgttgaattcctcctgtttagatttgtggttgaatataatttttctttctttatataaagatgtagttgaatgattaatgagtaatgaggttgcatatgtataatttcttcatctaataatgttagtttaaattaatcggagaataagtaatctgttttgatattattgtgtatctatctcatgttctagcattagtaaataatagaatgtagaatgaaagcagtttttccttgtacaaacgcgatcgcaattttccgttcacattagtcgtaacttaataactgataagttacgtttttcagcatgtaattaattaagaaattttcttttgcttttagagacaaacttaatagaagaaatgtagtcactgtaggtttatccttaaaataaaatgagacgagcctcgccaaataaatcacacatcgctggggccctcaataaatacataaccatttactagactttggatttggccgtttaatgaacgttCTCGGCCTCTTCCTAAACTAACAAtatgttagtctctttaggacgcatcttaataatttattttccttaattcaggtgcacatttatgtgacccaaatccaaatctcaaccgagtcgagatatgtcaataaccatgggtgcattgatgtaacgtggttcgagatatattttcacgacgttgcaattctcgtaaaaaataataataaaagcggtcaagagttaaatttgcacataagttcatatttgtataaaatcagataatcaagccgaatataacagttgagcgaccgtgctagaaccacggaactcgggaatgcctaacaccttctcccggattaacagaattccttatccggatttctggtacgcagactgtaatatggagtcattcttttcctcgattcgggattaaaattggtgacttgggacaccctaaatctcccaagtggcgcctctgaaataaataaaccaatctcgtttcgattgtcctttaattggaaaaaaacacccttgtaccctcgcgggtacggaaaaaggaggtgtgacacctgcaATATTTCTACGTCAATAATGGGTCTACATTTCAGCATCAAGGGGAGTCGGAGGAACAATTTTAGATTTATAGAAGGTCTATTCAGCGTAGGTGTCGTGGTTGCGGCAGGACGGGGTGCTTTAGAGGAAATGCAGTGGTTTATGAGCTTCTAGCTACGTTGTTCGTGTTGGGATTATCTGTATTTGGGACTTTGATTGAGATTATTGCATATCGACTATCTCAAGAAATGAGTCAGTTTAGTAATGTTGGGTCAGCATAGCAATGGAAGTAAATGGTACTTTTGAATAGGAATTCTCTACTGGCATTTGTGGCAGCACTCCTGTATTGGACGGTTTGTGTGACTCAGTCGAGTTGGGGAGGTACAGTCCTGATGGCTCAGTTGCATGCGGGCGAATCTCGGAGGGTTCTCGATGGTTTGACTACAACTTGAGTTGGGTGTCTTCTATGGGCATAAAGAATATATGGTACATTGCGGTTTTCTCCTTAATCAGTATTTGAAATTAATAGAGTGTTGGCATTTCTGGCTATCACATGTGAAGCCTATGTATTTTGGAAAGAACCTTGAGTTTTGGTTTGCGGGTGCGTGGCTAGTAGCATGGTTATTACTGGGTTCTGAGGCTTTCGAGGTTCATGTTTTGTTGCGCTGCCGGAATCTTATATAGGTGCTTAGACCGGATGATGGGGAGTGAGTGATGTATCAGCCATTGATCTGCATAGTTGAGTTCGGGTGTAGGATTTTTAGTATTCCTGAGGTTTTGGGACTAGGTGTCCCCGTATGTGGGCTATTTTTTGTTAGTGGATTGTGAAGAAATGTTGAGAAAGGGGTAATTAATGGCATGTATTAATGATAGGTTACTGTTGATTTTCGAAGAATATTTACCTAATTGGGAAGGATCCGgatttggtttgggcctatttggAAGATCAGCGAGAATATGTGTTTTGTATCAGGTTCAGTTTGTGTACTCCTATGAGGTTGTCATTTTGATCATGTTACCAGGAAGGatggatattatttgtgcccCTAGACTATGTTATGTGCTACTATTTTATGTTATGCCACACGGcgagattttattattattccccaCGCACGTTGTAATTCTGTTCAGGCCTTATGGTGAAGTGGGTGAGATAACCCTCGTGATGTTAATTGCTCATTGCACCTTAGCTGTGCTTGTTTCCTTTATGTCTTATTACTTCTATTCACTTTTTTCCACAGTTTTATTTGTGCACTCTATTGTacttgatatcagtattcatatGATCAGTGAGCCCGAGCATTTTGGCTcgatgagtatttgggagcgggctgcacgccgcagtagatGTTATGTGGTATACTATCTTGATGAGTATTTAGGAActggctgcacgccgcagcggatgTTATTCGAGATACCCTTTTCCTTGTGTTTATATGGAGTTATGTTTTTCCTCTGTAGAACAATTTGATGAAAACTATATTTTCGTTGTTGCACATGTTACACTTGTTAGAAAATTCTTCTACTTTGCTTTTCCTTATTTGTGTTATGTAATTGAGTTATTGCTGGTTCAGCGTACGAGCTATGTATTGTGAGAATTTGTGTGTTTCCATGATGAGTCATTAGTTGGGTTGCTTGTATTGGTCGAGATGTGGTTCTTAGACCTGAGAGTGGTACTATGTTATTAGGGGCGAGGAGTGTTCGGAAGTATGTGGATATTTCTGCTAAGATTTGGATAATGGCCCTGACGGGCGAGAGGGTTTCTTGACTTGTTGTATTCATGGGCGGCTATGAGCCCCcgcatgtttctttatcatgaGTAGTGATGTAGAGGTCCGGAACAAGGTTGTATTCAATGTGAAGTATATTGTCGGCATCCAGGATGTTATTTGAGCGGTTATGGTGGTAAGATGTTATTGCTTCGGGCATTTGAGTTGTGTGGAGCAACGTGTGATTGTATTCTGGAATGGAATTTGGCTTGATTCAGTTTGTTAAGGCTAATGCAGTGTGATGACATGGGATTCGGATCCGATGATGAAATtcagatgttgaggtttgggtCATGTTCTAAGGATATGGGCTAAGGAGGAGATGAGACCTTCAGCTAAGTTGTATTGTCAGTTTTGCTAGGTTGGGTGATAGAGAATCACCCCCAGGTGTATGTATGGTgagctcatgcagtggttcgatggctttggagcgactccgggcacgttcgaggacgaacatatgtttaagtgaaagaggatgtaacgacccgactggtcgttttgagcaattgtgcCCGATTAGATAGTTTGAGGTCTCGAGCAGCTTCACATTAGGTGTATCGACTTGTGTGCAAGGTTGGATTCAGTTTTCGAATGAATCAGAattgaattggaagaaggaacctagttttggaagtttaaatagtgaaaatttgaccggaattgggcTTTTGAGTAAACAGCCCCGGAATGGGTCGTAGGTGATCTCGAAAGCTTCgcatggtgattttggacttaggcgcgtgtccggatttggatttggaggtctgtggggtaaattgaggcatttcggcgaaagttagaaaagttgaagtttggaaagtggagaagtttgacccatagttgacttttgtgatatcgggatTGGAAagcgattccgagagttggattagctccgtcatgtcattttggacttgtctgcaaaatttggcgtcattccgggttgatttgatcggTTTCGACACAAGTTTTCgattttggaagattttgaagttcatagttcgattcatggtgtgattcatcatttcagcattgtttgatgtgatttgagacctcgagcgagtccgtgttaggttaagAGACTAGTTTGTgagtttagacggggtcccgggacctcgggtgtgttccgggtgggctacaagtatttttccccatttttggaactgctgttttgctgcttctggtatccttcttcgcgatcgcgaataacgtctcgcgttcgcgatgcctTGTTGCTGACCATctcgaaatccttcttcgcgttcgcgtccctccctttgcgttcgcgaagccctgtattttccttcttcgcgttcgcgacattccttacgcgttcgcgtaggtccCTGCTCTTCTTCTCCGCGTTCGTGAGCTCattatcgcgttcgcgatgagaaACCTGGCAGCCTTaacttttcttcttcgcgaaaGCGGTCCtctcttcgcgtttgcgatgcaCAAAAATCTGGGCAGTCAGAATAtatcccaaaatcgagggtttcaccattttcatcatattttgacTTCTAGAGCTTGGTTCTTGGCGATTTTTGGTGGGTTTTTCACGTaattcgattgggtaagtgttattcaactataattaaatatatttcatgaatttgtctttatttttatcatttaaattgtgtttgaGGTTGGGGAAggagttggtttttgaagaaaaattctaaaaagaaaaatcatgatttgagggaccaaatgatatcggaatttgataaaatttgtatggttgaaatcgtatcagaatgggtattcagtttttgtaaaaaaaattgggTTCCAAAgtgcgggcccgggggtcgacttttggaccgatttttagaatttgatcaagattgaaactttatgatccggaatggtctcttatgtgttttatttgtactttgaagttaatttggttagatttgagccgtccggaggtcttttcaccggAGAAGTTCATCTTAGAGTATtggtttgtcgtctttgaggtaagtatcttgtctaaccttgtgtgggggacttccccttaggaattgagtcttctatgctaattgtagtccgtgcatgcgaggtgacgagtgtgtgctcggacttatttgtgggaaatatgCTCTATGgatcttaggtccttatgtttaATATGTGGAGAACATTCCCTTATGATTGAGTTTAATAAATGCTTAAAatgcctctatatgctccatatgatgtgcTAGCTTTCCTCGAATTCCTACGTGTTGccttgacccttaattgccttaattgaagtgattgctttccttattgttttgatacttcttgattatgagttcctctatgacttcgtacGAATAGGTTACATGTCCAATAGTCGTGATTACCGGTGTAGTTATTACGTGCTTGTTATGTCTTGTCGTTtagttgaggtttcattgtgAAGTTAATTATCGGAAcaaattggttatagttgattcccttgctgggacatATTTTATCCTTGTTGTTGGttaccttgccgggatgtgtttactcttgttgttgactcccttgccgggatgtggttatatccttattgttcccttgccgtgatTCTTCTGTGATTACTGTTGATTGGTGtattaaatggatcgggttgcacgccgcaacaatataaaattgatctggttgcacgccgcaacaatattatatggatcgggttgcatgccgcaacaagatTATGtgttttggatcgggttgcacactgcaacaataatatatgatttggatcgggttgcacgccgcaacagtaatatatgatttggatcgtgttgcacgccgcaacaagattataagttttggatcgggttgcacgccgcaacaataatatatgattgggatcgggttgcacgcagcaacaagaaagaatagaagtgaatattgattcttatggagAGAACAAGAGTAAacacacgaagggtgatgccgtgcactttctgctgctgtgtatttgttgttatcaattcaaatatttaaactatttaattcctttattgttgtgatcctttgtgttagaacccacaatgttttcaatacctcaccatatttatatatatttatttatacgtTCCAATACTTCAAGCTTTAATAATTGTTACatccttaattcaattagtttctcaattatatccccttaaaccgtctgaggttgtatttttcttaaaaagaaatctctactaagttttaagttatcaactcccctattaaaggtaataattcttttgatgttgtattttaaattaTAAAGAGGTACATTCTTTACTCAAAGGATTCCCAAAGAAACAACTTCATATTTTCTCGCTGGCTTTTCCTAATTAGCTTAGAAATTGCaattttacttatattaggtaaatgGGACTACTTGGACATATTGAGTGTATTGTACGGACGTTATGTATTGTATAGCATGAggattttgttgttaaaagtgaAAAGAGAAATGAAATATGGGGGCACAAGGTGCCGTGTGTGCTgaaggttcgaaagttgagattatgatatgaggaATCGAGGATTAAGACGGGCGGGATAGTGTACtagacatgatgtgattgatttaGTTGGAATTGCTTTCTTTATTtggatacattcttacttgtctctgtTCTTGTTATGTCAGTGTTAAtttacttgattatctgattcacttggttatctgatttacttggtaATCTGAtttacttgattatctgatttacttggttatcgttcGTTACTACATGTGTTCTCCTTTATTGTTcctactgtttgtattttgatttaTCTCCACTGTTGGTATTACCTCATTAACTATATAtcgatattttattatcatatcttgttcatttcatttgaccagtaggtatcttgattgttcctcgtcactaccccaccgaggttagtcttgatatttaCTGGGCACCGccatggtgtgctcatactacacttctgtacattttttttgtgtacagatccaggtattgatcgatagtagttGTGTGGGTCGTCGCAGTGGAGACTCACGGTAACCTGCTGCTGCGTTCGCaggtctcggagtcaccttcgtttGTATTTACGTTTCATTGATTCTTTCTCGTTCTGGATCAGTGTTGTATTTACTTTGTATaattactcttagaaaggcttataacttgtactaccgattttgggaGTTGTAAATTGTTCAGAGTAATGTaaatttaaagttagtaagcatcaatgttatttcagtttatgttaggcttacctagtttagagactaggtgtcatcacgactccttcggagggatttttgggtcatgacaatatgttagtgtgtgtatatatataacacacacacttcctgctactttaactacatacatagcatgttatagtatatgatattatattcattatttttattataacagagttaatgaattacattcatttaTTACTAgattataagtcgatgaatcaattataacagatTAATTAATATAcgtcgagacgttttgtttttaatattcaatgatgcatctgagtaggttataagtcgatgaatcaatttacacacagatatatttgatgaaaaattatatatactaattaggatcttgacAAGTCTATCAACccctaaaatataatattttataaaatattttatataataatttaattattaaaacgTTATAATTGGGTCCcatattagcgaccaaagttggtcgctaatttcaatATTTCTTTGACAAAGCAAGTTTGACCAGCCCAGTCAACATGTTGACCACTTaccgaccaaaaagcgaccaaccgTGGTcgataaattatttaaaataattatttaataattttctccacattagcgaccaacgttggtcgctttttttaACCAACCAATTTTGGTCGCAAATTTTTGATCGGTAATTCCCAGATTTCTAGTAGTGAATAGAACAAAAATATTTTGAGTATTTCCTGCCATTAAAGACTGAATAAAGATTGGGAAGGTGGCTGAACAACCTAATCATAAAGTAAGAAGTGATGGAAATGTCAGAATTAATGAATGCAAGAATATCTTATTGAAAATAGCTAAATTTATTCTGAAGTGTAGAGGAGGAAAATTCTGTTAAATCTTCTTCATTAACCGAATATAAGAGCGACAGGTGTTTAGCAGCACTTTTATTTTTAAACGGAATTCGTTGAAACATGATTAGTATATATTTAAAGTTTGTTAAAGATTAATGTGATTGATGTCTTTAGCTATGGGATAGAGTCCAAGTGAAGAAGACAATAACGATCATATTTTAGccaaaaaaagaaagataaaaaggaaatcGGACtagtattttttatttctttggaTGAGGATGAGTATGTGAATAATTGCTGACTAGAGGGTTCGAATGCCAGATTAAGGTGCACACATTAAAACGTAAGATACAATCCTTGTAGTAGCTACCCAATTGTTTGTGGGACGGAGCTAGAGTATAGATTGTTTGTGGGACGGAGCTAGAGTATAGCTTACGTGTTCGAATGAAAACCATTAAAGTTAAGAAACAATCCTTGAAGTAGTTGCCCAATTCTTTTCGGGGAGCTAGAGTATAGGTTACAGGTTTGATCGAAAATTATTAAAGCGTAAGATACAATTCTTGTAGTAGTTTCCCAATTCTTCTAGGACGGAGCTAGAGTATAGGTTACAGGTTCGACCGAAATCATTAAAGCGTAAGATACAATCCTTGTAATAGTTGCCCAATTGTTTCTGGGGCGGAACTAGAGTGTAGCGTATGGGTTCAACCGAAAATCATgtatttatctttaaaaatatttattgaatatgcaaaaattattaatttagattGTAATAACTTAATATAACTAGATCCCAAACACATAAGCTTCAAATCCTGACTCCTGTTTGTGATTCTTACGTGATAATTTAACAATGTGCTGCGCCAGTCACGCCTTCATAACAGAGGGCAGAAAACGAAAGGCTCAACTTTGGCCGGAGAATGGTCGTTTTCTCTATTTCTTACTTTGACCTGCTTCCTCATCTCTTCGTTACTCTATTTTCGGGAAAGAACCTAATTGTCATAAATTCTAAGTATGACTAATGCAATTGTTTGTACAAAGCAAAACTAGTGTAATTATTTATTTCACTTTAAATTGCCTTTGTTTTTTCCTCTTTTAAGTGTGAATATGTGCGCTAGTCTTTACTTGACAAAGTATACAAACACAAAAAATCGAAAAATAGGCTCTACGATTACCTAATCCGAACCTGCACTTTGTCTTTtaagtttttgttttcttttatcactcttacaaaattttcaattCTAACTTATTGCATAAAGAGATCCAAAGATTAAGTTTATTCTAACTCCCGGCTCAAAGCAATATACAGAACAAAGAACAATGACCTTAAATACATGGTTTGTGGTAGAGTTCGAACTGGTGACGTGCGCCTAATGCACCACATTCCACCGTGCGACGCCCTTACCATCAGGCCAAAGCCTTGGGCATATGTTTTCCTAATTTTGTTGCAGACAGCACGGATAACAGTGAACAGATAAAATCTTAATGCACCACATTCATTATTTTCCATTATACCATACAGAATTGCATGGCCTAtatttaaaggaaaaaaaaaaacaaaggattGTTATAAAAAATCGGTTTCACATTCCACCGGAGACTCTACTTCAAAGAATTGGAGAGCTTGAATAAGCCGATAAATTTCCAAGGAACAATTCATTGTGCATAATTTTTCTTTACTTTAGCTCATGTCTAAATGAACAAGGCCTTTTCAAAATCCACTAGTCACAGAAATcaagaatgaaaaaaagataTGCAGACCAGTAAGGCCAATAAAAGCGCCCTCTAATGTACAGTTTGTAATGCCAATACGGACGATTCATCCGCTGATACTACTGAGACTCCACCAGTACATACAATGGCTTGCCATTCAATTGCTCCTTACCCTGCAAACAACTAGAAAGTGATCTCAAGGAAGAACAAAGACCGAAAACAAGGCACATGTTAAGACTAAAAGATGCTTCTTCTCTAGCTGATGAGACAATGAATCATCCATCCGGAGGAAGTTATCGTTATTTTGCTACTTCTACTAGAAAGGTAGGTTTTGTTACTAAAACTTAGCTATTCACCAACTTGCCAAGGAATGTGGAAAAACAGGCAGTTAGTTTACATGTACTGCTAATCTTATCTTTGCCAAGATCCTTCGTTGAGAAGCATTTTTGGCAAGGAAATTTACTGTCTTATTATATGCTCCTGTATATTTCATGTTGTCATCTGATGACCAAGCAATTCCTATTTACAGTAACAACCATACATTGCAGATAAGAAGAATAGCAGAAAGACCATAAGATGCACCTTTAAATATGGTATTTCAATGACACATGCGCATTCAACCACTTCTGCGCCAGCACGCTCTGTGAAACAACAATTTGATTCAACAAGTTGCATCTGGTATAAAGACTAATAACCATACAAATAGCTCATGAGAAATTGTTAATACAAGGCATAGAACATTTTTGCATGAGATGATACGAATCCTGTAGAGTATTTATCATGAGAAGCAAAACACATTATATGATCTCGAACCATTTATAATGTGCATGTGGTTGTTTGCGCCAGAACAGCTATTATCAAAGAGCAACCAGAGCTGACCATGTCATAATGTAGTTTTGCAGAAGCTCTGCAAAAATTATTATACTATATGCCACCTCCCAATGTCCAAATCACTTATTCCTCGATGCTAATCCCAATAGAAAATACAATCCTAATTTGATATACAAAATATTAAGATCAATGGCAAACGTTTTAGTAATTTAAACTTCTACAACAGTCTGACACATGCGACGAAATGAAGCATCAGCCAATTTGGTGCTTTCTGCCTCTTAGGAATGCAGAACAAAAACTAAGCACAAAGTTAACCTAGTCTCCTCCTAGCTATGATGACATTATTTGCTGCAAATTCCAGATCTTGGCATAGGATGTTACTGTTAACTTCAAAGTTCAATCCCTTCCTCAGGTTCATATCATAAAGGATAAGAGAAAAGGAATGGGAAAATTAGCAAGCAAAGCTGAAAGGGGTCCAACAAAGTACTTGCACTGTTTTTTCAGCCTTTTGGTATTTCTTGCTTTTAGTGAACTGACAGCAGTTAGCCTGAACGATGGCGATTCCTGTGGTGAATAAAACATTCACCAACCCAGCTAGAGATTAAGCAGCTGAAGCTTATTGCAGACCCTATTGTTATTGGCTAGCGATATCTTGCTCTGATGCTATTGCATCACTCAGTTACATATTTCGGAGCATATGTAAAAATTGTTGTTCCATTGTGCACTTCATTGAAGTGTTAAAATTGTCATGGAAGGTTAGTCTCTATccatatcaagagaattataaaaaGGTTTACCAAGTAAATTCATAGCTGCGCGAAGAGTGCCACCAGTAGCAATCAGATCATCGACCACCAAAGCACGCTCACCAGCTTCTACTGCTCCAATATGCATCTCAAGACAATCACTTCCATATTCCAAGTCATACTCTTGTTTAAAAACTTTACCTGCAATCATATAAAGCAACAGTGCCATTGAGAAACTGAGATAATATTTAATGGTTTCAAAAGATAGACACTTATTCTGGACAGCACGATGACCTCACAGTTTTCAGAAGCATTCTTAATAtatgagagaaaaaaagagagggagagagagagaaaggaTGGGTTATTTACAACATTTCCTCTGCATGTGTTTGGATCTATTTGATAGCTTTATGACGGTACATCAAAAGAGAAGCTTAATAAACACAGTAGAAACTGAACACGGGAACCATATCTTTACTGAAAAAAGTCGAGTTACTGGATTACAAGTTAAAATTTGTATAAAGTCAAAAGTGGAAATCTTCCTCCTTTTGCCCCTTAAATTGGATATCATTGAATCAAACATCAGGATTTAAGTACTTCCATAGCAAAACTCCAATTCTCTGAAATCTGTCGTGTAACTACATGTAACTACATGTACAAGGGAGGAAAACCAGATATCAATTTGCAGAAAATAGTCCTGTTCTTTAATATAACTTCAGGATATGGTGGGCAGCATTTGAGGGGTAGACACAAAGGTTAACATTTATAGTTTCGTAATAATGTACTGATCAACGTGAATAACGCACTTGGAAATTAGAGGAAGCCTACTCATTTAAACAGAAAGGTGCATGCAACAAAAAGATGTAAAGATCCAAAGAAGGTTGTCGCAGGATGAAAACATACCTGGCAATTTATTTGGTTTTCTCAAAGGGACAAATTTTGCCCCTATTGCCAAAGCAATTGGTGGACCAAATATAAATCCTCGAGCCTCTATTCCTAGAGATATTGAAACAATAAAGTTTAAATCAAGTCAGCTAAAAGATGATAAAGAATAAATGTTTGCAAGTTACTCACTACTCCGGGATTGTATATAATAGGATGGGAAATGCTACATG
This region includes:
- the LOC104247970 gene encoding adenine phosphoribosyltransferase 3, whose product is MSGCKDQDPRIHAIQSRIRVVPDFPKPGIMFQDITTLLLDPKAFKDTIDLFVERYKAKNISVVAGIEARGFIFGPPIALAIGAKFVPLRKPNKLPGKVFKQEYDLEYGSDCLEMHIGAVEAGERALVVDDLIATGGTLRAAMNLLERAGAEVVECACVIEIPYLKGKEQLNGKPLYVLVESQ